In Amaranthus tricolor cultivar Red isolate AtriRed21 chromosome 3, ASM2621246v1, whole genome shotgun sequence, a single window of DNA contains:
- the LOC130808470 gene encoding solanidine UDP-glucose glucosyltransferase 1-like, producing the protein MESKAIEKCKLKGYFLPYLAPSHYIPLFQFAKLFASRGVHVTFVSTPRNSLSFRDSLELLNNLGLHIEIDYVDFPSKEVGLPEDIENLSDATSLEMAGKIYKAAFLLQAPIEAKVRAAKPDFIFADMHCFWATDLAAELGIPRLIYHARAYFALCAVEAIDSIEKFTGENSFGLWQIKMKGLLKQQQIWRPLASKIFTAGSEDGLTDG; encoded by the exons ATGGAGTCAAAAGCAATAGAAAAATGCAAGCTAAAAGGGTATTTTCTCCCTTACTTAGCACCCAGCCATTACATACCACTATTTCAGTTCGCAAAGCTGTTTGCATCTCGAGGGGTGCACGTAACATTTGTTTCCACCCCTCGAAATTCACTCTCATTTCGCGATTCACTCGAATTGCTCAACAATTTAGGCCTCCATATTGAAATCGATTACGTCGATTTCCCTAGCAAGGAAGTTGGGTTACCCGAAGACATCGAGAATTTAAGTGATGCGACTAGCTTGGAAATGGcgggtaaaatttataaagctGCGTTTTTGCTTCAAGCTCCTATTGAAGCTAAGGTTCGAGCTGCTAAGCCCGACTTTATTTTTGCTGATATGCATTGTTTTTGGGCTACTGATCTTGCTGCTGAACTTGGTATTCCTCGTTTGATTTACCATGCTCGTGCTTATTTTGCTCTCTGTGCTGTTGAAGCTATTGATAG CATCGAGAAATTTACCGGGGAAAATAGCTTCGGGCTATGGCAAATAAAGATGAAGGGTCTGTTGAAACAGCAGCAAATCTGGCGTCCGTTGGCTTCAAAGATTTTTACTGCGGGGTCGGAAGACGGGTTAACTGACGGGTAA
- the LOC130807229 gene encoding thioredoxin-like protein AAED1, chloroplastic isoform X1: protein MGLFSVTAGSGLSAPASHNLHLLSTHHQIQPSSFPTVNTSLSPLLSSASVSSLFTKSLSTPSSLTSRLVPRVSASVDVPENIGDILGDVTIFKASGEPVLFKDLWDQNEGIAVVALLRHFGCFCCWEFAADLKKVKDKFDAAGVKLIAVGVGSANKARMLGERLPFPMECLYADPERKAYDVLGLYYGLGRTFFNPASTKVFSRFESLKKAMENYTIEATPDDRSGVLQQGGMFVFKGKELLYARKDEGTGDHAPLDDVFNVCCNVPAAQKA from the exons ATGGGGTTATTCTCAGTTACAGCAGGATCAGGATTATCAGCACCAGCAAGCCATAATCTTCACCTTCTTTCTActcatcatcaaattcaaccctCATCATTTCCAACTGTAAACACTTCACTTTCTCCCCTTCTTTCTTCTGCTTCTGTCTCTTCACTTTTTACAAAAAGTTTAAGCACACCGAGTTCACTCACTTCTAGACTCGTTCCTAGGGTTTCTGCTTCTGTTGATGTTCCAGAAAACATCGGAGACATTCTGGGGGATGTCACCATTTTCAAGGCTTCTGGCGAACCTGTTTTGTTCAAAGATTTATGGGATCAAAACGAG GGAATTGCGGTAGTGGCATTGCTAAGGCACTTTGGGTGTTTTTGCTG CTGGGAGTTTGCTGCAGATTTGAAAAAAGTTAAAGATAAATTTGACGCTGCGGGTGTTAAACTCATTGCTGTTGGTGTTGGAAGTGCTAACAAGGCCCGCATGCTTGGAGAACGG TTACCATTTCCTATGGAGTGCCTTTATGCTGATCCTGAGCGCAAG GCATATGATGTATTAGGATTATACTATGGTTTGGGCCGGACATTCTTTAATCCTGCAAGT ACAAAGGTTTTTTCAAGGTTTGAGTCCTTGAAGAAGGCTATGGAGAACTATACAATTGAAGCTACCCCTGATGACAGGAGTGGTGTATTGCAACAG GGAGGAATGTTTGTCTTCAAAGGGAAGGAGTTGCTGTATGCTCGGAAAGACGAAGGGACAGGTGACCATGCCCCATTAGATGATGTCTTTAACGTATGCTGCAACGTTCCAGCTGCGCAAAAAGCTTAG
- the LOC130807229 gene encoding thioredoxin-like protein AAED1, chloroplastic isoform X2 — protein sequence MGLFSVTAGSGLSAPASHNLHLLSTHHQIQPSSFPTVNTSLSPLLSSASVSSLFTKSLSTPSSLTSRLVPRVSASVDVPENIGDILGDVTIFKASGEPVLFKDLWDQNEGIAVVALLRHFGCFCCWEFAADLKKVKDKFDAAGVKLIAVGVGSANKARMLGERLPFPMECLYADPERKAYDVLGLYYGLGRTFFNPASVFSRFESLKKAMENYTIEATPDDRSGVLQQGGMFVFKGKELLYARKDEGTGDHAPLDDVFNVCCNVPAAQKA from the exons ATGGGGTTATTCTCAGTTACAGCAGGATCAGGATTATCAGCACCAGCAAGCCATAATCTTCACCTTCTTTCTActcatcatcaaattcaaccctCATCATTTCCAACTGTAAACACTTCACTTTCTCCCCTTCTTTCTTCTGCTTCTGTCTCTTCACTTTTTACAAAAAGTTTAAGCACACCGAGTTCACTCACTTCTAGACTCGTTCCTAGGGTTTCTGCTTCTGTTGATGTTCCAGAAAACATCGGAGACATTCTGGGGGATGTCACCATTTTCAAGGCTTCTGGCGAACCTGTTTTGTTCAAAGATTTATGGGATCAAAACGAG GGAATTGCGGTAGTGGCATTGCTAAGGCACTTTGGGTGTTTTTGCTG CTGGGAGTTTGCTGCAGATTTGAAAAAAGTTAAAGATAAATTTGACGCTGCGGGTGTTAAACTCATTGCTGTTGGTGTTGGAAGTGCTAACAAGGCCCGCATGCTTGGAGAACGG TTACCATTTCCTATGGAGTGCCTTTATGCTGATCCTGAGCGCAAG GCATATGATGTATTAGGATTATACTATGGTTTGGGCCGGACATTCTTTAATCCTGCAAGT GTTTTTTCAAGGTTTGAGTCCTTGAAGAAGGCTATGGAGAACTATACAATTGAAGCTACCCCTGATGACAGGAGTGGTGTATTGCAACAG GGAGGAATGTTTGTCTTCAAAGGGAAGGAGTTGCTGTATGCTCGGAAAGACGAAGGGACAGGTGACCATGCCCCATTAGATGATGTCTTTAACGTATGCTGCAACGTTCCAGCTGCGCAAAAAGCTTAG